One window of the Perca fluviatilis chromosome 5, GENO_Pfluv_1.0, whole genome shotgun sequence genome contains the following:
- the nppa gene encoding natriuretic peptides A, producing MRTAVLWGLLALLCQHTLVSSHILGRTSSTRDLAQLKSILERFEETLADAAQEEDAEADYEGTNQQPENSQASQGWNQDQEGDQEPLMSERSQLPAEGHSRTASQRSRLLDLLMTARKRASGCFGARMDRIGNASGLGCNSGRG from the exons ATGAGGACTGCGGTCCTGTGGGGCCTGCTGGCCCTGCTGTGTCAGCACACACTGGTTAGCAGCCACATACTGGGTAGGACCTCTTCAACTAGGGACCTGGCTCAGCTCAAG TCTATACTGGAGCGCTTTGAGGAGACTCTTGCTGATGCAGCCCAGGAGGAGGACGCTGAAGCTGATTATGAAGGGACAAATCAACAGCCTGAGAACAGCCAGGCCAGCCAGGGTTGGAACCAAGACCAGGAGGGGGACCAAGAACCTTTAATGTCAGAAAGATCTCAATTACCAGCTGAGGGCCACAGCAGGACCGCAAGTCAAAGGAGCCGTCTGCTGGACCTCCTGATGACAGCCAGGAAACGGGCCTCTGGCTGCTTTGGAGCCAGGATGGATCGAATAGGAAATGCCAGCGGTCTGGGATGCAACAGTGGAAGAG GCTAG